A window of the Lactuca sativa cultivar Salinas chromosome 5, Lsat_Salinas_v11, whole genome shotgun sequence genome harbors these coding sequences:
- the LOC111908692 gene encoding uncharacterized protein LOC111908692 has translation MAKQEDHHHVSDHLLKTTDGVAAQKYMQCLRNSIQPSRLRVGTVSTTKAKCMIQLAVRGRNGVIEHKLLIKPGVKEVKQKKRVQGGDRNRAINAEVSKLTEAGIVREAMFPTWIENPVMVRKQDGSWRMCIDFSDLNKACPMDCYPLPEIDQKVELLQGFKLKCFLDAYKRYHQILMSKEDEEKTAFYTDHGTFCYTKMPFGLKNAGATYQRLVDSIFAKQIGRNIEVYVDDMATKSPNEEKMLQDIEETFKTLEVAKMKLNPAKCMFGVEEGQLLGYYVTRQGVQPSPTKVDEFIETPTPNSLRDAQGLNGNLTAISRFISKSADKAMPLFHTLKGCIEKNNFQWTDEVEKALQRIKEALHKLPTLATPIPGETLQVYLSTSGEAISSVLVVEKEGEQRPILLKPETSGRLAKWAIELGEHDINYRPRKSIKGQALADFLLEIPDGGNPAKEKVWVVEEAPTGDGSWTLYTDGASSRKGSDAGLILTSPEGEEVTYTLCFDFHTSNNEALLAGLRLAKQMGAKAVTALTDTRLAVNQVNGSFEVRDQRMGKYVKMVKQLVGSFGQFTIKQIPRSENKRANALSKLASTCFDHLSKKVLVEVLRERSIDEQQVNTLTPAGPTWMTPFREYLQRGVLPDDHDEARKICIKAPSYAMVNGALYKKGFTSPWLKCVDQARGREILQEAHSGQLGAHEGARALTGNVLRMGVYWPMIHQDAVEVTKKCWECQSYAPVQAKPLAPLSNISSPWPFYQWGIDIVGPFREVPGKMKYMVVAVDYFTKWIEAEPLACISGRQWFAIH, from the exons ATGGCCAAGCAAGAAGACCACCACCACGTTTCCGACCATTTATTAAAGACGACAGACGGGGTCGCCGCCCAGAAGTATATGCAGTGTCTGAGAAACAGCATCCAACCAAGTCGCCTAAGAGTCGGTACTGTGAGTACCACAAAAGCAAAATGCATGATACAGCTAGCTGTTCG GGGTAGAAATGGGGTCATTGAACATAAGCTATTGATCAAACCGGGAGTAAAAGAGGTTAAGCAGAAGAAGCGGGTACAAGGAGGAGATCGTAACAGGGCGATCAATGCAGAAGTGTCTAAGCTGACAGAGGCCGGAATAGTAAGGGAGGCGATGTTCCCAACGTGGATTGAAAACCCAGTTATGGTCCGCAAGCAGGATGGGTCGtggcgcatgtgcatcgacttttCTGATCTAAACAAGGCATGCCCTATGGATTGCTACCCACTCCCGGAAATCGATCAGAAGGTAGAGTTGCTCCAAGGATTTAAGCTCAAATGCTTCTTGGATGCATACAAAAGGTATCACCAGATATTGATGAGCAAAGAAGACGAAGAGAAAACAGCCTTCTATACAGACCATGGCACGTTCTGCTACACCAAGATGCCTTTCGGGTTAAAGAATGCAGGGGCGACATACCAGCGACTAGTTGACTCGATATTCGCCAAGCAAATTGGAAGGAATATTGAggtatatgtagatgatatggCGACTAAGAGTCCAAATGAAGAGAAGATGCTGCAAGACATCGAAGAGACTTTCAAGACATTAGAGGTGGCCAAGATGAAACTAAATCCAGCCAAATGCATGTTTGGAGTAGAAGAGGGGCAATTATTGGGCTACTATGTTACTAGACAAGGCGTCCAGCCTAGCCCGACCAAGGTCGACGAGTTCATTGAGACGCCAACCCCAAACTCTCTTAGAGATGCACAAGGTCTGAATGGGAACCTCACAGCTATAAGCAGGTTCATCTCGAAATCTGCCGACAAGGCTATGCCACTGTTCCACACCTTAAAGGGATGCATCGAGAAAAACAATTTCCAATGGACGGATGAAGTCGAGAAGGCGCTCCAGAGAATCAAGGAAGCACTGCACAAGCTACCGACTCTGGCAACCCCCATCCCTGGAGAAACATTACAAGTGTATCTTTCAACATCAGGCGAAGCGATATCATCAGTATTGGTTGTGGAAAAGGAAGGGGAGCAGAGACCG ATCTTGCTTAAGCCGGAGACGTCGGGTCGGCTGGCCAAGTGGGCAATTGAACTGGGAGAGCACGATATAAACTACCGCCCAAGAAAGAGTATCAAAGGGCAGGCGCTGGCTGATTTCTTACTAGAAATTCCTGACGGAGGGAACCCGGCGAAAGAAAAAGTGTGGGTAGTTGAAGAGGCCCCTACCGGCGACGGTTCATGGACCCTGTACACGGACGGGGCGTCCAGCAGGAAAGGCTCAGACGCGGGGCTGATCCTGACCAGCCCAGAAGGAGAAGAGGTAACCTACACCCTCTGTTTCGACTTCCATACATCGAACAACGAGGCGCTGCTTGCAGGGTTGCGACTCGCCAAACAGATGGGTGCGAAAGCTGTAACAGCACTAACTGACACAAGGTTAGCAGTGAACCAAGTCAATGGGAGTTTCGAGGTAAGAGACCAAAGAATGGGAAAGTATGTAAAGATGGTAAAGCAACTGGTAGGATCATTCGGCCAATTTACAATCAAGCAGATACCCAGAAGTGAGAACAAGAGGGCAAACGCTTTAAGCAAGCTAGCGTCCACTTGTTTTGACCACCTGTCAAAGAAAGTTCTAGTGGAGGTGCTCCGGGAGAGAAGCATCGATGAACAGCAGGTGAACACCTTGACCCCCGCTGGACCCACATGGATGACACCGTTCCGGGAATACCTCCAGAGAGGAGTGTTGCCGGATGACCATGACGAGGCCAGAAAAATATGTATAAAGGCACCCTCATACGCAATGGTGAACGGGGCATTATACAAGAAGGGATTCACGTCTCCATGGCTAAAATGTGTAGATCAAGCCAGGGGGAGAGAGATATTGCAGGAAGCACACTCAGGGCAGCTAGGCGCACACGAAGGGGCGAGGGCTTTGACAGGAAATGTGCTACGAATGGGGGTATACTGGCCGATGATACATCAAGACGCGGTAGAAGTAACCAAGAAATGTTGGGAGTGTCAGTCTTACGCCCCAGTCCAGGCGAAACCCCTGGCGCCGCTAAGCAACATATCCAGCCCATGGCCTTTCTACCAATGGGGCATAGACATAGTGGGTCCATTCCGAGAAGTACCAGGGAAGATGAAGTATATGGTGGTAGCCGTGGATTACTTCACAAAGTGGATTGAAGCTGAGCCACTAGCATGCATATCTGGGAGGCAATGGTTTGCAATTCACTGA